From the genome of Nicotiana tabacum cultivar K326 chromosome 17, ASM71507v2, whole genome shotgun sequence:
CAGAACTTCTTTGACTCCTAGTGTTGAAAATTTGCAGATTAGGTATTTAGTTTTACAGGTACAGAGAATAATAATCTAGAACTTGGGACCACGTCATATGTGCCATACCTAATGTTTTTAGTAGATGCTGAATGAACGCGTAAGCTGCAACTTCACAAATGTTTAGGATCAGTTGGTTATAGAAATGCTATTACAGAGAAGATAAATGTCTCAACTGGGACAAGTATACAACATACCCTTAGTGTTATTTTTTATCCTTGATCCGCTGGACATGTTGCTTGATCTATTCTGCAAATGAACAGAGACATCTATAGGAAGTtccattaatttttttttttgggatcaGGCAGGATGTTCCATTGATCTAatgatatatataaatatatatcttAATTCATTTCGATTTGGATAGAAATGGAGAACTTACATGCGTAAAGAAATCTTTGCCAGATTCCAAGTTCAATTTTGTCAGAAAATGCCAAGGGCTTTCGTGCTAAAACATGAAGTATTGTGTCTCCATTTTGATCTCGTTCAATGCCTAATTCAGGCATGTGCTGAAGTATATGTAAAGCAACATCTGTTCACAGCGATGTAAGTAAATAGCTGTTTTAAGTTCCTCTGAGAGTTCAACTTTACGTTGGTTGTGCAATAACATAAATGGCAACACTAATTTATCGAAACAAGTAACTGGCCATATTAAATTTATCAAGTTCTCATTTTCGAAAAGCAATTTGGAACCGGAATATGTTCTTACCAAATAGATTGGAGTTTATAGTAGCAATCAGCAGGCTGATATAGTCGTCTTTGCATAGATACTGATGATCTGTCACTGAATAAAGATACCACACCATCTCTCTGTGCCCTAGTAGAGCAGCCATGTGCAGTGGTGTGACTCCCTTGCTGCCCCTCACTATTGGCAAGAATTGATTTTTCATTACCATAACTTTTGCGATCCTTGTGAGTCCAGATGCAGCAGCAAAGCAAAGTGCAGTATTATCATATTTGTTTTGCAGTGCCAGTTCCAGTGGACTCATAAGTTTAACCAGTTCTTCAACAAACTGAACCTTGTTAGCCCCGGCTGCAATATGAAGAGCAGTCTCCCACCCTTTGGTAATCCTGGCAGATGTTGCACCAGGGTGCAGACTGAAAAATTCTCTAGCCTTCTCCCAATCACCTCCTAGTGCTGCTTGGCAAAGTGGCACATACATGGTAAGGTTTATAGGTTTAGTCCCTGCAAGTGGTGTGACTTTACTCTGTTAATTAATCATGTgaaaaaagaaagatgagaaTCTACTCTTTCCCGCTCTCATTGGTTGTATCTTGTTTCATAAAGGAGGCTCTTTGTGAAGTTCTCTTACAGGCTTTCTCTCTTATAGATGATTATCCATGTTCATGGTTCAGTTAAGTATATCTGAATGTCCATTTCCTGAGAATTCACCAGATCTGTCTGTTGTTTCAGCTGATAGATATTGGCTAAAATTGATGCTTGttactttgtttttgatttatCTAGATATGGTTTTTGTAACTTGTTCAACATACTTTTTGAATGAGAGCAAGTGGATTAGGTGATATGTGAACTGACCCAAATGTTCGGGCCTAACCGGGTAGCATAGAGTGGTGTAGGATAGACTCACATAAGGGATAGGCTGGGGTCTATGTTCAACATGCCGTAGGACAGGGTAAATTCTATACTCTTGGAGAAGATATAACATGGTTTAACTTCTAGATACTGGCAGCGTAATCACCTAAAAGATAAGTAGATAACTAGTATTAATAAAGGAAGCTGGTAATAACATATTACAACAGGTTAAAGTGCACTAATAATGCAAAAAATATTTACAATGTGAATGTGTGTAAGTTAAATCCTAACATATAATCTAGAGCACGTCCATAATCTGACTTCGTGACTAACCTTTACCTTTCCCAGGTTCACCCCATTATACAAAAACAAAGCATATATAGAAATTAAAAGCATTGAGAAATATATTTTGCTTAACTGGGCCTGAGGAAGGAAGTGGGAAGTGTCTGAGGAGCAGGAGCGATTGGCCTAGAGACAGCTTCCCTTTGAATGGGAGAAGGCAGCACTGTAGAATCAGCTTGACCAATTCCCTGATTTAATTGAATTGCAATATGCTGCGGAGTAGAGCTGCTTGTATTGAAGCTGCTGTTTCTCAAAGATACCCCTTCTGACGTTGCTGTAGTGCTTGGTACTGAGTTTCTTTGCGGGAAACATGTTGGAATTGAAAGTGTACGTTCCAGTTGTAGTTTTCGGATGTTTTCCATGTTAAAACTCTACATACACACTTTGAGGATTTAAAGTAGAATTTTGTTGCTTATCTTTTGTTCTTCACTTGGAACTTGAAGTTGTTGACTTCCTGACAAGTCTGTTGAGGTCTTTTAAGTCATGATGCAGCTCATGTCAACTGAAAATTTCATTGAAACTTCTTCTTAGCATGTTGTCAAAGTCAGTCAACTGAAAAGTTACAAAGAAATTTCTCATTTACATGTCAATGTTTAATGGTCCCATCCACAGGTTCTTCGAAACTTTGGAGATTAACACGGAAAATACATCTTGATCTTGCCAAGTGTGGTACTTATTATTTTGTCCTATTATGCTGCTGTACTTTTTCAAGATCGCCATAGTCACtctcaacttttggactttttcttctttctgtGCTTTCATACGGTTGCTAATTTGCTATCTCCCGCGTTTAATTTAGTAAGTATTAGCACTATCTTTTTTTGGCTTTATGTTtgcttttatttttacttttctgTTTTGCAATTTCTTTTGGGTGAATGAGGCCTCCCGTTTGCGGGGTCCATTTACCATGGAGAGATTTCGCGTTATTATGAATTCTATCAATTTTGTTGATCAAGCCATTTTGCCGACATATTATTTACTGGAATTCAGAATGAAATATATCACTCACTCTTGATTGCATTTTATGTGTCTTAGATCGGCCGAGCACGAAATTTACAAATGTAAAGAGGATTTGTGATTTTACGGTGTTAAAGTAAAGTGTTAATTTCAGAGTTCATTCCTCAGGTTTGGCTTTACGTTTACCtcctttattttaattttcttgtAACCATTTTTTTCACTTATTTATTATTAATGTAAAAAGATTATAATTTAACCCTTTCTAACATTAAACTCTTTTACTTAATTAATGAGGTAGTTTAGTACATGGAGTTATCTCCTTTAGTAAGGGAAccaataaagaaaaattaaaactacGTACTGGAACACAAAGAGATGTTATTTCATATTATTTATAACAAGAAACTAAATTAACTTCATAGTTGGGAGAACAATTCAAGGGGCATGCtgtgaaagaaaagaagaatatttAAGGGATACGGATGCTAGGATTTGGAGATGCATATTGCAGAAATTCCTCATCATTCGCCAACTCAAGAATTTCCTCCTTATTTCTCAGGATCCAGGCCTCAATTCCATCACTACTCCGTCCACTTTCCACAAGAATAACTATTTGGACATGTCCCAATGAACAAGTAGGATCCAAGAGAGGAGCAACCCAAATAGGTTTTCCCCATCCAAAATCAACATCGTCAAGTCCAAAACGACACCAGCTTGTGAACATCTAGTTATCTGTTTTGTCAAAAGAGTTAATAGTATCTGTGGCCAAATTCACTAGATAAGTAAAGGAAGCATCACCTTCCATATCCTTCAAGTTTTCACCATTTGAAAAGGTCTCAAACACTTCTCTCACTAATCCCACAAGCTGAGACAGATCAATATTATCACTCATTGTTATTTCTGACTCGTAAAATGTAGTTGCAAACCAAACTACATTCCCAAAAGCATTAGGCAATGGTGGATGCAGCCTTGGCCTCAAGTTCACAGCTTGATTTAGCATGCAGCTGGGGCTTGAGCTTCCCTTTACTGCTCTACTTGCTAACATCATATGCTTCCATATGAAAGCTGTCAATGCCTCCACACGCGTCGGTTTAGGCACTGAACTACTGGATCCAGCTTTCAGTTTGATAGCTGCAATTTCTTTAGAATCAAAGACAATTCTTCTTTGGAGGAACTGATCTCCCTCCTTGAAAAATACAGTTTTGAGAAATGCCGATAACTCTTGTGGTAAATGGTTCTGAGGGGGAAAGAGTAGTGATGATGATGTGAAATCAAGAGGCGCCGATGGTATGATCCTCTCTCGTGCAATGTTAGCCCAAGTGTTGAGAAATGCACTCATTGTGTTTGCATCTGATACTAAATGAAACATGCTTGCCCCGATTGTTATTCCTCCACAGTCAAATCTAGTAACATGTAAAGAAACTAATTGAGTGTTATCATCATTACTTTCAACATTTATCATCAGTTTCTTGAGTTGTGAGAGATCAGGGTTCTCAAGAAAATGACTAAGACGCGTCTTCGCTTGAGCCTCAACGTAAACAACTCCAGTGTCATTGCAGTCTACAAAAGTTGAACCTTCTTTTAATTCTCCAGCAAGTGGATAAAACAGAGTTAGTGTCTCTGAAAGGGCATTCTTGAGGTTATTTTGATTTTGTGCGTGTGGTATTTTCGTAGAAGAGGACAATTTTGATTCTTATTGGCGGTTGAATTGGGTCTAAAAAGCATAGTTTGTGGTTTTTTAGGTTTGGAGGTGTAGGTTTGGACGGCTTCACTTTTTCCTTAGAGAGGATAATTGTTTCCATTGCTAATTGAGCTAAGCTCCTACTGATTTTTCAAACGATGATAGCTTACACTAGTTTGATGCCAGTTTGGTTCATTATATTGGCAATTAATGATATTCTTGGGTGATGGGTACATCTCATCAAAAATCAAAgtaataggcatgtgcctaaggaaaatatttggctgAATTTTTTTTTGGTCTGGTAGCCTgactttgttgaatttctttggtttggtagccaactttgttgaattgtaaCATTGAAGAGAAAGAAGGAAAAGTGTACAAATTGTCAAATATAGTAGGCTTAAGAGAGTGAGGCTTCGGCTATAAAAAGAGAACTTCagctctcatttctacacaccaacaaaaagagaaagaaagagtgaggtttcacacacaaggtataagaaaatagtctatgagcaaaatagagagtgagcgatattgtaatgaggtgggaatatcaaaagaagGTTATTTCTTTTTTGTGTTGTAGTGGTGTTTGGAGTATTTTAGTCGGACcaacaaagtgtaaaattccttgctatagtgatatcagttgctcgtcttggggtcgtggtttttcccttattcaaaagggttttttcacgtaaaaatcttggtgtcgttgtcactcttttattcttgttaattaccgtatctcgttGCTACGTTATTATTCAgcttttattactgtgaatattatttctgtaaggagtttattcccaacaactggtatcagagcactggTTCTGCTTGCTCACAGAAGTACTATTCACTGTCGatagtactatactcggtgaaaaaaATATGTCAGGAGTAAAGTACGAGGcagcaaaattcaacggagataacggtttctcaacatggcaaagaaggatgagggatctgctcattcaacaaggattacacaaggtacttgataccatgaaagctgaggattgggctgacttggatgaaagggttgctagtgcaatcaggttgcacttatcagatgatgtggtaaataacatcattgatgaagacaccgcaCGTGGAATTAGGACAAGGTTaaaaagcctatacatgtccaaaacgctaacAATAAATTACTTGAAGAAGCagctatacgccctacacataAGTGAAGGTACaatttttttgtcacatttaaatatgTTTAACGGATTAATCACATTGCTCGCCaatctcggagtgaaaatcgaggaagaagataaagccatcttgttgttgaactcgttgccatcttcgtacgataatattacaaccatcctgcacggtaagactattattgagttgaaagatgtcacatcggttCTTCTattcaatgagaagatgagaaagaagcatGAAAATCAAGGACAGACTCTCATTACAGAATGTAGAgacaggagttatcaaaggagttcgtgcaactatggtagatccggagctcgtgggaagtttaagaaccgatccaaatcaagagccagaaattgctacaattatgatcaaccaggtcacttcaaaagagattgcccataTCTAAGGAAGGGAAAAGGTGAAAGAAGTGGCAAGAAGAATAATGACAACACAACTATCATGGttcaaaacaatgataatgttgtcaTCTTTATAAATGAGGATGGGGAATGCATTTACttgtcaggtccagagtcggaatgtGTGGTTAATACAGCAACAtgttaccatgccacaccggtaaaaGATCTTTTTTGTAGATATGTAGTAGGTGATTTCGGCACTGtaagaatgggtaacacaagttactcaaagattgcggggatcggtgatatttgtatcaagacaaatgtcgaaTGCACATTGTTATAAAGGACGTgcgacatgtacctgatttgcggatgaacttgatctcggaaattgctttagaccgagatggatacgagaactattttgcaaatcaaaagcgGAGACTCACCGAGGGATCATTGGtaattgcaaagggagttgctcgtggcacgttgtacatgacaaatgcagaaatatgccaaggtgaattgaacgcggcacaagaagagatttctgcagatttgtggcacaaaagaatggatcatatgagcgagaaaggattgcagattcttgccaggatatcactcatttcttatgccaaaggtacaacggtaaaaccttgtgactactttTTATTTGGTAAGCATCATAGAGTCTAATTCCAGACgatgtctgaaagaaaattgaatatacttgatttcgTATATTCTGATATTTGTGGTCTAATAGAAATTGAAtcgatgggcggtaacaaatattttgataCTTTTATTGgcgatgcttcacgaaaattatggatttatttttttaaaagcaaAGATCAAGTGTTTCAATTTTTTTGGAAGTTTCATGTTATAGTGGAAAGGGAGACATGccaaaagctaaagcgtctccgaagtgacaatggaggtgagtacacttcaagggaatttgaagaatATTGTTCGagccatgggatcagacatgaaaaaaTAGTTCCTGGAACCCCATAACACAATGGCTTAGCCgaaaggatgaaccgcaccattgtggagaaggtgagaagtatgctcagaatggctaaactacctaagtcattctggggtgaagcagctTAGACAActtgttacctgatcaataggaatccatcagttccgttggcgtttgacaTCCCAAAGAGAGTTTgaaccaacaaggaggtgtcttACTCGCATATGAAGGTGTTCgattgcagagcttttgcacatataccaaaggagcagagaaaaaagctggatgataaatctattccctgcatattcatcggatatggagatAAAGAGTTCGGATACAGATTGTGgaatcctgtaaagaagaaggtcatcagaagcagagatgtagtcttccatgaaagtgaagttggaacggCTGATGATATGCCAGAGAAGgacaagaatggtataattcctaactttgttactattccttctacttctaacaaccccacaagtgcagaaagtaggaccgacgaggttgccgagcagggggagcaacctggtgaggttattgagcagggggagcaacttgatgatgatgtcgagcaAGTGGAACACCCCCACTCAGGGaaaagaacaacctcaacctcaaCCTCTTAGGAGATCAgaaggccaagggtagagtcatgtagGTACCTTGCCACAGAGTATGTCCTTGTCAATGATGAGGgagagccagaaagtcttaaagAGATGTTGTCCCGtacagaaaagaaccagtggatgaaagccatgcaagaggAGATGGAATCTATGTagaaaaatggcacgtacaagttggttgaacttccaaagagTAAAAGACCATTCAAATGTAAGTGGGTCTTTAAaatcaagaaagatggaaatgacaagctggtcagatacaaagctcgataggtggttaaaggcttcgaacagaaaaaaagtattgattttgacgaaattttctcaactgttatcaaaatgacttctattcgaataattttgagcttagcagctaacctagatcttgaagtggagcagttggatgtgaaaactgtatttcttcatggagatttggaagaggagatttacaTGGAGCATCCAGAAAGATTTGtagtagctggaaagaaacacatggtgtgcaaattgaataagagtctttatggattgaagcaggcactAAGGCAATGGTATATGAAGTTTGATTCATTcgtgaaaagtcaaacatacataAAGACCTATTCttatccatgtgtatacttcaaaagattttctgagaataactttattatattatttttgtatgtggatgacatgttaattgtaggaaaagacaaggggctgatcgcaaagttgaaggaaaatttgtccaagtcatttgatataaaggacttgggcccagcacaataAATTCTGGGTATGAAAATAGTTCGAGAGCGAACAAGCAGAAAGTTGTGATTGTCTCAGAAAAAGTATATTGAACGTGTACTGGAACatttcaacatgaagaatgctaaactagtcagcacacctcttgctggtcatctgaagttgagcaagaagatgtgtcctacaatagTAGAAGataaagggaacatggctagagttccttattcttcagctgtcggaagcttgatgtatgcaatggtatgcaccagacctgatattgctcatgcagttggTGTTCTCATCAGATTCCTTGAAATTTCTGGAAatgaacattgggaagcagtcaagtggatactcaggtacctaagAGGTACTGTAGGAGATTGCTTGtattttggaggatctgatccaatttTGGAGGGATACACGGATGCTGATATGGCCGATGGTACTGATAATAGAAAATTTACTACTGGATATCTATTTACTTTTTCAGGGGGAgttatatcatggcagtctaaattgcagaagtgtgttgcactttcaacaattgaagcagagtacattgctaCTACAGAAGCTAGTAAAGAGATGGTATGGCTCAAGCAGTTTCTTCAAGAGTTGGAATTGCATCAAAaagagtatgtcgtctattgtgacagtcaaagtgcaatagacttgaGCAAGAACTTCATGTACCATGCAATTACAAAGCATatagatgtgagatatcattggattcatGAGAAGGTTAAAAAGATTCACACGAGTAAAAATCCTGTtgatatgttgaccaaggtggtactaagagacaagttcgagctatgcaaagaacttgtcgtcgtgcactcaaactagaagacaatgcTACATCCTCTAGATGAACGGGACTGTATGGGGAGATTGATGGGGTCCATCTCATTCAAAAACCAAAgtaataggcatgtgcctaaggaaaatatttggctgaaattttttttggtttggtagcctaactttgttgaatttctttggtttggtagccaactttgttgaattgtcaacattgaagaaaaagaagcaaaagtCTGTGCAAATTATCAAATatagtaggctttagagagtgaggctTCAGCTATAAAAGGAAAgtttcaactctcatttctacacaccaacaaagagagaaagaaagagtgaggtttcacacaCATGGTATAAGAAAATaatctgtgagaaaaatagagagtgtgcgatattgtagtgaggcgAGAATATCAAAAGAATGTTATTTCTTTtaagtgttgtagtggtctttagagtattttactcggaccaacaaagtgtaaaattccttgctatagtgatatcaattGCTCGTCTCGGGACcatggtttttcccttattcaaaaggttttccacgtaaaaatcttgatgtcgttgtcactcttttatttttgttaattatcgtatctcggtgctacgttattattctgcttttattattgtgaatattatttctgtagggggtttattcccaacattGGGGACTCCAAACCgtacatcaaaattttattttagttagtaatttttctttaaaagatcTAATAGAGTAATATTCAAGCTAATGCAAATTAATGCAGTTGAAATGAAACATGTGATCACAGGGCTTGAGCATGATCGAGGTAAAAAGTAAAACACCTCACATGTATATAACTTGCATGGGAGGAGAGTATCCTTTTTATTAATTAGATTTGTTCATTTATTATTCctagttttatttattatttttgaagaaTTAAAGAGGAACATGTTACTTTGTATGAGAAAGATCATTAGCCTAAAGGCTCCTTAATTTGTGTGCAACTTTTCATTTCTATGCGATGAGAAAGAGGGTGCTTCTTTTGAAATTCTATAAATTTCCTTGAGCATCGAGCTCAGTTTTTAGTAGTATTCAGCGTTTCATAAACTAAAAAttttaaagataaattatttttaaataaaaaaatattttttttggtattgACTAAAAAGATAAGAGTACCCCACGAGATAAGACGAGAGAACATGAAATAAGCTCCAAAGTTTATCACttatcttttgatattttatgttTATTCATAAATTGTTTAATTCTATTAGAAAAGATACAATTTGATTTTCTTAGGGAAAAATGAAAAAGTTTCTGTTTAAATTATTCATCttgcaaaaatattatttttcttatagttgttagttaattagCTTCAAACAAAATTTACATTCTTCATAACTCAAAAAATATTCGAACTTGTCTTCCTATTGATATTGAACTGCTGTagctaaattttaattatttatgggatTCGATTCTGAACTCTTGAACTGAATACATTTGCAGCGATCACTTATACTTTTTTAGAAGTAGAGTTGGGTGTGATTAAATAGTCAACACTTTTGTCATTTCCTAGACAAAagtgagttgctctagtggtTAGCAccatccacttccaaccaagaggttgtgggttcgagtcaccccaagagcaaggtggggagttcttggagagagggagccgagggtctatcggaaacagtttCTCTACTCTagggggtaggggtaaggtttcctcagaccccactagtgggattatactgggttgttgttgttgttgtacttttgTCATTTTCTCCTCCTTCAATTAATTATgtgaaattaaaaaaatcatttgAATTTTTGTCCTTTCATTTTTTACTCCCGAAATCTCTTTTGCTGTTAGAATATTATTGGCTAGAGGCTCTCTGTCTATATGCAGTAAATTGAGATGTTAAGTGTTATATTCTCCTCCCAAAATGTAAGAAGATTATAGCAGAAATAATTCCTCGTGGCAAATAAAATCTtgatataagaaaaataaaattatggtggatgtctactcttttTCCGTGATTTTCATCTCAAATACttaatgatatattaaatgacatatttttcttcacttttcatgtctatataaaggccttgtaatagataggaaaatacacacaattgaagaagaaaaactcttccttctctatatctctatttcttgttcatgttttactaaactgtttttattttataacacgttatcaacacgaagTCTCTAACCTCAAGGTTGAATTCCACTTCTGGTAAGGTATATCTCGAGGATTTATTGTCAAAATTATCAAGCCTaacaattcttttagattttgataTCAGATATACCTATCAAGTTACAACACTATACCTGAAAACATGTTGGTTAATTCCTTAGATCAAATAGATGTATTGGTAATGTGGAATATCCTATCAAACTGCATAGTTTTCTATCACATTGATCCTGTCAATAAGACAAGATTTTCTAGAATAACATATCAGATAATTTTTGTTTCTTGAATCGGTGGATTAAACAACTACAGGTTAAATAGATTAAAGTGATCCTATATCTGATAGTCTTAACAATCTAACTTAACATATATCTACATGTATTAACACATGGATTGGGACATTAATACCACCATTATAGTCCATATGTTATTGAGTCATATTCGCAAATTAAATTCAGATTTTATTCAGAAAGGTATGTAGTGTTACAGGCATGCCTTTCTGCTACAACAATAAGTCCGAGTTTTAAACCAGATAAGTTTATACCACTATTTGGAATAAGCAATGGTCTGGttattagaaaattagtatttatgTGGCTGCTAAGGATATCACCTTGTTAAGTTTTCATGAACTAAATAATAGGTGTCATGCGGTATACtaaataatctacaaaattaaaattatactttattatatatgtttaTGGTTTTACCTTATAATACGATTTTAGTATGCCTAGTATAATGATTATACATTAGTTTActgtcaaatataatataataataataataataataataataataataataataataataataataataataataataataataataataataataatcgtaactattttattttgataagataaaataaTAGTACAAGAAGTATGTACTACACTAAATTTTTCATTGATGATAGTTCTTATCAAATTACCATGTTGAATCATTTCTATATGGAAAGCATATAGTAGTAGATAGTAGACAGAGATTTGtccactattttttttttattctctgcaatatctttttatttttctagagAGCATAATACTTAGTTTTCACAAAAGTGCATGGTAACTAGTAGTATTATTATTCTGTTTGGTACATCATTTTTCCTTAATGTTCTGGTCATATCACTTTCATCTTGAAGTAAGCTTATTGCAGCAAAGACCACGCATgaattttcaatattattttgtattttcatatatcTATTTGATAATAATTACTTAGCTTATTTGAGTAAACGAAAGTTTATTATTGagaattgtaacgacccaacttgtcattttaagaattaatgtcccgttcagtgacttaaggtctcgagcaacttcgtactaagtattatgacccgcgggtgtagTCGAATTtaattttcggaagattcagaatttaattaaaagaacaattcttatttagaagcttaaaagaaaagagttgaccggagagttgactttttgatattggggccggaattcgattctgaaaatcaGAATACctacattatgtcatttatgacttgtgtgcaaaatttgaagtcattccgaattgatttgatacgtttcggcgcaaaacatAGAAGTTGGGAGAttcgaaaactcataattcgattcgaggcgcgatttgtaattttgacgttgtttgacgagatttgaagcctccactaagtttgtattatattttgggacgtgttggtatatttggttgaggtcccgaggggcttgggtgtatttttggatcattggttaagagattagtaaagttaagaaatttgggagtttggccatggtcaatatcgggtcaagacgacctcttttcagtgttttaagTGTGCGAGTAGGTCCGTAGCGTATTTTataattgaaattcatatatgattTGTGTCGGGGAGGTTCCGGATAAGTTTCGGGAGTGCTGAGGCAAAAGGGAGGTGCGGACCTCAtgggaattgtgcggaccgcacaattttggtgcCGCACTCAAGAACTCTCAGATTCGATCGTTcgatttcggaagcttatatcttttg
Proteins encoded in this window:
- the LOC107800193 gene encoding uncharacterized protein LOC107800193 isoform X2, whose protein sequence is MENIRKLQLERTLSIPTCFPQRNSVPSTTATSEGVSLRNSSFNTSSSTPQHIAIQLNQGIGQADSTVLPSPIQREAVSRPIAPAPQTLPTSFLRPRTKPINLTMYVPLCQAALGGDWEKAREFFSLHPGATSARITKGWETALHIAAGANKVQFVEELVKLMSPLELALQNKYDNTALCFAAASGLTRIAKVMVMKNQFLPIVRGSKGVTPLHMAALLGHREMVWYLYSVTDHQYLCKDDYISLLIATINSNLFDVALHILQHMPELGIERDQNGDTILHVLARKPLAFSDKIELGIWQRFLYAYVSVHLQNRSSNMSSGSRIKNNTKAYAFIQHLLKTLGVKEVLETKLMHLQALELVKCSWKEVLLLNDSQIGNLLRSPSRPLFVAAELGNFKFIVELIQSYPDLIWKVDEESRSIFHIAVIHRQEKIYKLIYNIGAHKDIITSYKSRNNENILHLAAKLAPTNRLGIVSGAALQMQRELLWFKEVKTIVQASYKEMRDLKGRTPGMLFAEEHKELVKEGEKWMKETASSCMLVAALITTVMFAAIFTVPGGNNDDTGTPIFLKEKTFILFSITDALALFSSVTSILMFLSILTSRYAEEDFLSTLPKRLILGFIALFVAIAAMLVAFSSSFFIVLGHQMAWIITPVAVLASIPITLFAFLQFPLLADMIRSTYGSGIFTFTSKDTIY
- the LOC107800193 gene encoding uncharacterized protein LOC107800193 isoform X1, encoding MENIRKLQLERTLSIPTCFPQRNSVPSTTATSEGVSLRNSSFNTSSSTPQHIAIQLNQGIGQADSTVLPSPIQREAVSRPIAPAPQTLPTSFLRPRTKPINLTMYVPLCQAALGGDWEKAREFFSLHPGATSARITKGWETALHIAAGANKVQFVEELVKLMSPLELALQNKYDNTALCFAAASGLTRIAKVMVMKNQFLPIVRGSKGVTPLHMAALLGHREMVWYLYSVTDHQYLCKDDYISLLIATINSNLFDVALHILQHMPELGIERDQNGDTILHVLARKPLAFSDKIELGIWQRFLYAYVSVHLQNRSSNMSSGSRIKNNTKVAAYAFIQHLLKTLGVKEVLETKLMHLQALELVKCSWKEVLLLNDSQIGNLLRSPSRPLFVAAELGNFKFIVELIQSYPDLIWKVDEESRSIFHIAVIHRQEKIYKLIYNIGAHKDIITSYKSRNNENILHLAAKLAPTNRLGIVSGAALQMQRELLWFKEVKTIVQASYKEMRDLKGRTPGMLFAEEHKELVKEGEKWMKETASSCMLVAALITTVMFAAIFTVPGGNNDDTGTPIFLKEKTFILFSITDALALFSSVTSILMFLSILTSRYAEEDFLSTLPKRLILGFIALFVAIAAMLVAFSSSFFIVLGHQMAWIITPVAVLASIPITLFAFLQFPLLADMIRSTYGSGIFTFTSKDTIY
- the LOC107800192 gene encoding akuammiline synthase 2-like, whose product is MSAFLNTWANIARERIIPSAPLDFTSSSLLFPPQNHLPQELSAFLKTVFFKEGDQFLQRRIVFDSKEIAAIKLKAGSSSSVPKPTRVEALTAFIWKHMMLASRAVKGSSSPSCMLNQAVNLRPRLHPPLPNAFGNVVWFATTFYESEITMSDNIDLSQLVGLVREVFETFSNGENLKDMEGDASFTYLVNLATDTINSFDKTDN